Proteins co-encoded in one Arthrobacter sp. ERGS1:01 genomic window:
- a CDS encoding SLC13 family permease has protein sequence MLVILALTIAIFVWNKFPVEVVAISVTLALLGAGIINIDDAFAGFGSGTVVLIAALFVVAEAIDASGVTTWLGGVLIRFAGSSKIRLLVLVMLFTAFLSAIISVNGAVAALLPMIVVLAVRLGREPGQLLMPMAFAAHAGSLLVLTGSPVNILILEAAISSTGRRIGFFEFALVGVPLLIGTVIIAVTLGSRLLPQRTPEELPKDLSAHPAVLLEQYWPGEQDLARLRVPSGAPRIGDAVAEVMTGGDGGVHLLSVQNAQGKPATTGELSAGDYLVVRGTPSDIAAFARDNGLGTETNNDQAAYGLVSKSFGVAEVVVSPRSTLVGTEVYPGMVTVSGSLVVLAHQRAGKPSETRVNQVKAGDILLLQGSWSALDRHTRDQNVLLVDSPDAIRRQTVPLGPGAVPALAILAAMVVLMTTNLVPAPVAALLAAMAMILARVVTVGQAHRAMSWQTLILVAGMIPLSTAITRTGTAELLAHGIVSLTGGGSPYLLLAGIFLVTAVLGQLISNTATALIIIPISLSVAAEAGISPITVLMCVSVASSAALLTPIATPANMMIMRPAGYKFGDYWKLGLVIMALYFVVSVFLVPVFWPLR, from the coding sequence ATGCTGGTCATCTTGGCGCTGACTATTGCGATTTTTGTGTGGAACAAATTCCCGGTCGAGGTCGTGGCGATCAGTGTGACGCTTGCCCTCTTGGGTGCGGGAATTATCAATATCGACGACGCTTTCGCGGGTTTCGGTTCCGGGACCGTGGTTCTCATCGCGGCCCTGTTTGTCGTAGCCGAGGCGATTGATGCCTCCGGAGTCACGACGTGGCTTGGGGGAGTGCTGATAAGGTTCGCCGGCTCCAGCAAGATCAGGCTTCTTGTTTTGGTTATGCTGTTCACCGCTTTTCTCTCAGCCATCATCAGTGTCAACGGAGCGGTCGCGGCGCTCCTTCCCATGATCGTCGTCCTCGCCGTGCGCCTGGGGCGTGAGCCTGGCCAGCTGCTGATGCCGATGGCCTTCGCGGCCCACGCCGGCTCCCTCCTGGTCTTGACCGGTTCCCCGGTGAACATATTGATCCTCGAGGCGGCTATCAGTTCCACCGGGCGCCGAATCGGTTTCTTCGAGTTCGCGCTGGTCGGGGTGCCACTGCTGATTGGCACCGTCATCATTGCGGTCACCCTGGGTTCAAGGCTGCTTCCGCAACGCACGCCGGAGGAGTTGCCCAAGGACTTGAGTGCTCATCCAGCGGTCCTTCTGGAGCAGTACTGGCCAGGTGAACAAGACCTTGCACGGCTTCGAGTGCCGAGCGGAGCGCCGAGAATAGGGGATGCGGTCGCCGAAGTGATGACCGGCGGTGATGGCGGTGTGCACCTGCTGAGCGTTCAGAACGCTCAGGGGAAGCCGGCCACTACGGGTGAATTGTCCGCCGGCGATTATCTTGTGGTCAGGGGAACACCGTCAGACATCGCGGCGTTTGCCAGAGACAATGGCCTTGGCACGGAGACTAACAACGACCAAGCTGCCTACGGGTTGGTGAGTAAGTCATTTGGTGTGGCCGAGGTTGTGGTGTCGCCGCGCTCCACACTTGTCGGAACCGAGGTGTACCCGGGAATGGTTACCGTGAGTGGATCACTGGTGGTTCTGGCCCATCAGCGAGCCGGGAAGCCCTCTGAAACCAGGGTCAACCAAGTTAAGGCGGGCGACATCTTGCTGTTACAGGGAAGTTGGTCGGCGCTGGATAGGCACACGCGGGACCAAAACGTGCTGCTCGTCGATTCACCGGACGCGATCCGCCGTCAGACGGTACCTCTCGGACCGGGCGCCGTGCCTGCCCTTGCCATCCTGGCCGCCATGGTCGTCTTGATGACCACCAACTTGGTGCCGGCCCCGGTCGCGGCACTGCTGGCCGCGATGGCCATGATCCTGGCTCGGGTTGTGACGGTGGGGCAGGCCCACCGGGCCATGTCCTGGCAAACGCTGATCTTGGTGGCCGGGATGATCCCACTGTCCACCGCTATTACCCGCACCGGTACGGCGGAACTGCTGGCACACGGGATCGTCTCCCTCACCGGTGGGGGGAGTCCCTACCTGCTGCTGGCCGGGATCTTCCTGGTCACTGCCGTGTTGGGACAACTCATCAGCAATACAGCGACTGCGTTGATCATCATCCCCATCTCCCTATCCGTTGCCGCGGAGGCCGGAATCTCGCCGATTACGGTACTGATGTGCGTCAGCGTCGCCTCATCGGCCGCCTTGCTGACTCCCATCGCCACACCTGCAAACATGATGATCATGCGTCCTGCGGGGTACAAATTTGGTGACTATTGGAAACTAGGCCTGGTCATCATGGCCTTGTATTTTGTGGTGTCCGTGTTCCTGGTCCCTGTGTTCTGGCCGTTACGTTAA